One genomic segment of Bacillota bacterium includes these proteins:
- a CDS encoding DUF2264 domain-containing protein — protein sequence MKLMDSRERRYWLSVLERLALPVLTALAEDDFHARFNFEGPPGRRKYAVLEAAARLLTGIAPWLELVGSDGAFDPAEKELGVRIAELSRRALAVGVNPKSSNAFNFDDGDQPLVDAGFLAHAVIRAPIQLWRKLDRETQTHLVQGLKRSRSIVPYYCNWLLFSAVVETALFVMGAEYDAVRVDYALRQHEQWYLGDGVYGDGPQHFNNYYNSFVIQPMLLDITRILASEITAARDMAPSVLERAQIYAGVQERMIAPDGSFPPLGRSLAYRCGAFQLLAQMALLGKLPQELEPAQVRTALTAVIRRTMDAEYVFDEQGWLTIGLCGHQPQIGEPYISNASCYLSAAVLLPLGLPESDPFWSGPAKPYTSQKLWS from the coding sequence ATGAAGCTGATGGATAGTAGGGAACGCAGGTATTGGTTGAGTGTGCTGGAGCGGTTGGCACTACCGGTGCTGACAGCTTTGGCAGAGGATGATTTTCATGCTCGTTTTAATTTTGAAGGACCACCTGGAAGAAGAAAGTATGCGGTTCTGGAAGCTGCTGCTCGGCTGTTGACTGGGATTGCACCCTGGTTAGAATTAGTCGGCTCTGACGGAGCGTTTGATCCGGCGGAGAAGGAGCTGGGTGTAAGAATTGCAGAGCTGAGCCGCAGAGCGCTGGCGGTTGGAGTGAACCCGAAAAGCAGTAATGCTTTTAACTTTGATGATGGTGATCAACCGCTGGTAGATGCCGGATTTTTAGCTCACGCTGTAATCAGGGCTCCGATTCAGCTGTGGAGAAAATTGGATCGAGAAACACAAACCCATCTTGTTCAGGGTTTGAAGCGGAGCCGCTCAATTGTACCGTACTACTGCAATTGGCTTCTTTTCAGTGCAGTGGTTGAAACAGCTTTGTTCGTTATGGGAGCAGAATATGACGCTGTGCGGGTGGATTATGCACTGCGCCAGCATGAACAGTGGTACCTAGGCGATGGAGTCTATGGTGATGGTCCTCAGCATTTCAATAATTACTACAACAGCTTTGTCATTCAACCGATGCTGTTAGATATCACTCGCATTTTGGCTTCCGAAATAACTGCAGCCAGAGATATGGCTCCGAGTGTTTTAGAGAGAGCCCAGATTTATGCGGGGGTTCAAGAGCGGATGATTGCTCCGGATGGCAGTTTCCCACCACTGGGGAGGTCGCTTGCGTATCGGTGCGGTGCGTTTCAGCTGCTGGCACAGATGGCCTTGCTGGGCAAACTGCCGCAGGAACTGGAACCTGCGCAGGTTAGAACCGCGCTGACAGCGGTAATTCGACGAACAATGGATGCGGAATACGTCTTTGATGAACAGGGATGGCTGACCATAGGACTGTGCGGTCATCAGCCGCAGATCGGTGAACCATATATTTCCAATGCCAGCTGCTATTTAAGCGCGGCCGTTCTGCTTCCGTTAGGTCTGCCGGAGTCTGACCCGTTCTGGTCAGGTCCAGCCAAACCTTATACCAGTCAAAAGCTGTGGAGTTAG
- a CDS encoding extracellular solute-binding protein, with protein MNRLQKLILILMLTLMGSQFALLGVQAQIPAYNHYISQFQDTEQPEFEYIIPGGSYTVGENAQRISEYGGVQGDFVLTGETGFVEWEVDIAEPGLYNIEVLYHPYPGKSIAAERELVLNGRRPFVDAEFLSFPRVWTDGGPIIVDKNGNEIRPRQVEAPMWQRIPLRDSLGYTPEPFKFYFDSGINTIRFNSQAEPLVIGEIRIYQVPQLKPYAEVYQSYQELGYLPTKNIVIEIQGEEAVYKSDPTLFGVFDQGDPTMKPYHPVQIRINSIGGHRWALANQWITWKFEVPESGLYKIAIKGKQNQLRGFYANRRIYIDGEVPFQELNAVAFPHSTSYYMKTLGVDETGSEYLFYLEAGEHELKLEVVIGNLVDYIQQAKDNLYELTSLYRQIMMITSPNPDPLRAYQLENKIPDLIENMEILRDSFIDIQTHFEEYTGEAGGHGVILTTIIFMLDRMIDRPDRIPSLLGEFRDNIGSLGQWITDTESQPLQIDYILVASPDYKLPRAEATFSQRVKHEVLAYIGSYTHDYSEIGDITGPDSPDYESSDVLQVWIGLGRDQAQILKQLIQETFTPATGIAVKLQLVNDMQGLLIPAIIAGTAPDAALGAANMDLAFRGALMDLTQFPDFEEVAKRFNKSAFVPYRFRDSIYGLPESQSFSVMFYRRDVLEDLDLTLPQTWDDVLSLIPVLRRHNMEFGITGLGGGSMPSINTFMMFLYQKGVALYKEDCIATNLDSRAVAFTFKQLTDFFTLYNIPLQYDIATRFRLGEMPLVVTDYGLYNTLQVYAPELRGKWGFTLVPGTVQPDGSINRAVPVGSTGAVILNGSDKKDQAWEFLKWWTSKDVQVAFGRELESLMGSAARYASANIEAVMELPWRPYEIEVLLKQWEWTEGIPPVLGGYYVTRQFDWLFRAVVLDHESLWESIQHYDEAANKEIERKRREFGYETDINELDERWKELYWEQYSHVYRLDLSDEELSAYGLIP; from the coding sequence ATGAATAGGCTGCAAAAACTGATCTTGATTCTAATGCTAACTCTTATGGGCAGTCAGTTTGCTTTGTTAGGCGTTCAAGCCCAAATCCCCGCTTACAATCACTATATTTCCCAGTTTCAGGACACGGAGCAGCCTGAGTTTGAGTACATCATTCCCGGGGGCAGTTATACGGTAGGAGAGAATGCCCAGAGAATTAGCGAGTATGGCGGTGTTCAGGGAGATTTTGTTCTCACTGGCGAGACTGGCTTTGTGGAATGGGAGGTTGACATTGCAGAGCCAGGTCTTTACAATATTGAAGTTTTATATCATCCGTATCCCGGAAAAAGTATAGCCGCTGAGCGTGAGTTAGTTTTAAACGGCAGGCGGCCATTTGTCGATGCAGAGTTTTTATCATTTCCTCGAGTTTGGACTGATGGTGGGCCGATAATTGTTGATAAGAACGGCAATGAAATTCGGCCTAGACAGGTGGAAGCCCCAATGTGGCAGCGGATTCCGCTGCGGGACTCATTAGGTTATACACCTGAACCGTTCAAGTTTTATTTCGACTCAGGTATAAATACAATTCGTTTTAATTCACAAGCAGAACCGCTGGTGATTGGTGAAATCAGGATTTATCAGGTGCCACAGTTGAAACCTTATGCGGAAGTCTATCAAAGCTATCAAGAACTAGGTTATCTCCCAACCAAGAATATTGTGATCGAAATTCAAGGAGAAGAAGCAGTTTACAAGTCTGATCCTACTTTGTTTGGTGTCTTTGATCAGGGTGATCCCACGATGAAGCCGTATCACCCGGTGCAGATCCGCATCAATTCCATCGGAGGACACCGCTGGGCATTGGCTAATCAGTGGATTACCTGGAAATTTGAAGTACCTGAATCAGGTTTGTATAAGATTGCAATTAAAGGCAAGCAGAATCAACTTCGGGGTTTTTATGCCAACCGCCGTATTTATATTGACGGTGAGGTCCCTTTTCAAGAACTGAATGCGGTTGCTTTTCCCCATTCTACCAGCTATTACATGAAAACGCTTGGAGTTGACGAGACTGGCAGCGAGTATCTGTTTTATTTAGAAGCCGGTGAACATGAACTAAAATTGGAAGTTGTGATTGGAAATTTAGTGGATTACATCCAACAGGCTAAGGATAACCTGTATGAACTAACCTCTTTATATCGTCAGATTATGATGATTACCTCACCAAATCCGGATCCGCTGCGGGCTTATCAGCTGGAGAACAAAATACCGGATTTAATCGAAAATATGGAGATTCTGCGGGATAGTTTTATCGACATCCAAACTCACTTTGAGGAGTATACCGGTGAGGCCGGGGGACATGGGGTGATTCTCACTACAATCATCTTTATGCTGGATCGCATGATTGATCGCCCAGACCGAATTCCCAGTTTGCTGGGGGAATTCAGGGATAATATCGGTTCATTGGGTCAGTGGATCACCGATACCGAATCTCAACCACTGCAGATAGATTATATTCTGGTCGCATCGCCCGATTACAAACTGCCGCGGGCTGAAGCTACGTTTTCTCAGCGTGTTAAACATGAAGTGTTGGCCTACATTGGTTCGTATACTCATGACTATTCTGAGATTGGCGACATTACCGGGCCGGACAGTCCGGATTACGAGAGCAGTGATGTGCTGCAGGTCTGGATTGGATTAGGAAGGGATCAGGCCCAGATCCTCAAGCAGCTGATCCAAGAAACATTTACACCCGCTACCGGTATTGCTGTCAAACTGCAGCTGGTTAACGATATGCAGGGTCTGCTGATTCCTGCCATTATTGCCGGTACAGCGCCTGATGCTGCCTTGGGAGCAGCCAACATGGATCTGGCTTTTCGGGGTGCCCTCATGGATTTAACGCAATTTCCGGATTTTGAAGAGGTGGCCAAGCGCTTTAATAAAAGTGCATTTGTCCCTTACCGTTTTCGTGATTCGATCTATGGATTGCCGGAATCCCAGAGCTTTTCGGTGATGTTTTACCGGAGGGATGTTCTCGAAGATTTAGATTTAACACTGCCGCAAACTTGGGATGATGTGCTTAGTTTAATTCCGGTCCTCCGGCGGCACAACATGGAATTTGGAATAACCGGTTTAGGCGGAGGATCGATGCCGAGTATTAATACCTTTATGATGTTTTTATATCAAAAAGGTGTCGCCTTGTATAAGGAAGACTGTATAGCTACTAATCTAGATTCTCGGGCAGTGGCCTTTACTTTTAAGCAGCTGACTGACTTCTTTACGCTCTACAATATCCCTCTGCAGTATGATATTGCTACTCGTTTCCGGCTGGGAGAAATGCCTCTGGTAGTAACTGATTATGGGTTATACAACACCCTGCAGGTGTATGCGCCTGAGCTGCGGGGAAAATGGGGTTTTACCTTAGTTCCAGGTACCGTTCAGCCTGATGGATCAATCAACCGGGCAGTGCCGGTAGGTTCTACCGGAGCAGTAATCTTAAACGGTTCTGATAAAAAGGATCAGGCTTGGGAGTTTCTAAAATGGTGGACCAGCAAAGATGTTCAGGTCGCTTTTGGGCGCGAGCTTGAAAGCTTAATGGGCAGCGCAGCTCGCTATGCAAGTGCCAATATTGAAGCAGTTATGGAACTGCCGTGGCGTCCGTATGAGATTGAAGTTCTGCTGAAACAGTGGGAATGGACCGAAGGAATTCCACCAGTACTTGGCGGCTATTACGTTACAAGGCAGTTCGATTGGCTGTTCCGAGCGGTAGTATTAGATCATGAGTCGCTGTGGGAGTCAATTCAGCATTATGATGAAGCTGCAAATAAGGAGATTGAACGCAAGCGCCGGGAGTTCGGATATGAAACAGATATTAACGAATTAGATGAGCGCTGGAAAGAATTATATTGGGAGCAGTACAGCCATGTTTACCGCTTGGATTTGAGCGATGAAGAGTTAAGTGCTTATGGTTTAATCCCCTGA
- a CDS encoding sugar ABC transporter permease → MKRFRLSLTQKKNARGYLYIAPFIIGFLAFFLIPLYQTVMFSLSELKIVTTGYTTTYVGLDNYHRVFFVNPDFVPTLTNTIINTAIDIPAVLIFSFFIAVVLNQRFPGRALARLIFFLPVILTSGVVVQMELNDVMNQALVQDAEFMFGGEHFVSFLLQLKLPVGLIQYIVRIVDRIPLVIEASAIPILIFLAGLQSIPNDLYEVADVEGITGWEKFWMITFPLISPMILTNAVFIVINSFTSPRNEMVKFIGDNTWSQGGYGVSAAMAIVYFAAIALLLGIIVVIVSRRVIYMK, encoded by the coding sequence ATGAAGCGTTTTCGCCTCAGCCTTACTCAAAAGAAAAATGCCAGAGGATATCTTTATATTGCACCATTTATAATTGGATTCTTAGCATTTTTCCTCATACCACTATATCAAACAGTCATGTTCAGTCTCAGCGAGTTAAAAATAGTAACCACAGGTTATACCACAACATATGTAGGTTTGGACAATTATCACCGTGTTTTCTTCGTCAATCCAGATTTTGTACCGACATTAACAAACACCATTATCAACACAGCAATAGATATTCCGGCCGTCTTAATCTTCAGCTTCTTTATTGCAGTGGTGTTAAATCAAAGGTTTCCCGGAAGGGCCTTAGCCCGTTTGATCTTCTTTTTACCGGTGATTTTGACATCGGGAGTTGTGGTGCAGATGGAGCTGAATGACGTGATGAATCAAGCTTTGGTGCAGGACGCTGAGTTTATGTTTGGCGGTGAGCATTTTGTCTCCTTTCTGCTTCAGTTAAAACTGCCGGTTGGGCTGATCCAGTATATTGTCAGGATTGTTGATCGAATACCGCTTGTAATTGAGGCTAGTGCCATTCCTATTTTGATTTTCTTGGCGGGACTCCAGTCAATCCCGAACGATCTCTATGAAGTGGCAGATGTGGAAGGCATTACAGGTTGGGAAAAATTCTGGATGATTACATTCCCGCTGATCAGTCCTATGATTCTGACTAACGCTGTATTTATCGTAATTAACTCATTTACATCGCCGCGCAATGAAATGGTGAAGTTTATTGGCGATAACACCTGGAGCCAAGGTGGATATGGGGTTAGCGCAGCTATGGCTATTGTCTATTTTGCAGCGATTGCCCTGCTCTTAGGAATAATTGTGGTGATTGTTTCAAGGCGAGTCATCTACATGAAATAA
- a CDS encoding carbohydrate ABC transporter permease produces the protein MKFKIYRKRLNRGIGGDIIIFVFLSAAGIFTALPLVFAISNAFKPLNELFLFPPQFFVRNPTLQNFSDLFILMNQSWIPLTRYISNSLLIVILGMVGNLFFGSLAAFALSKHNFFGKHVINRMIVFSLMFAPAVVRIPNYLTIAFLGWIDTYWAVIVPAWASTLGLYLLRNFIDAMVPESLLESARLDGASEFNIYWRIVMPIVKPAWLTLIILTFQQLWGLTGSEYIYSEALKPLPYALNQLVQGGVARQGVGSAAALLMMLVPITVFIINQSQIVETMGHSGIK, from the coding sequence ATGAAATTTAAAATTTACCGAAAACGCCTTAATCGGGGAATAGGTGGAGATATCATAATCTTTGTGTTTCTATCTGCCGCAGGGATTTTTACCGCGCTGCCCCTTGTGTTTGCCATCAGCAATGCATTTAAGCCTTTAAATGAGCTGTTCTTGTTCCCGCCCCAATTCTTTGTGCGCAACCCGACGCTGCAGAATTTTTCCGATCTGTTTATACTTATGAATCAATCTTGGATTCCTTTAACCCGCTATATCTCAAATTCGCTGTTGATTGTCATCTTGGGGATGGTGGGCAACTTGTTCTTTGGCTCTTTGGCCGCCTTTGCCCTTTCGAAGCATAACTTTTTTGGCAAGCATGTGATTAATAGAATGATTGTTTTTTCTTTGATGTTTGCTCCTGCAGTTGTTCGGATTCCAAATTATTTAACTATTGCATTCTTAGGTTGGATCGATACATATTGGGCAGTGATCGTTCCTGCTTGGGCTTCAACTCTAGGATTGTATTTACTGCGCAATTTTATTGATGCTATGGTTCCAGAGTCGTTGTTAGAATCGGCACGACTTGATGGTGCCAGTGAGTTTAACATCTATTGGCGGATTGTGATGCCCATTGTTAAACCTGCGTGGCTTACCTTGATTATCCTCACCTTCCAACAGCTGTGGGGATTAACAGGCAGTGAGTATATTTATTCAGAAGCACTTAAACCTTTACCCTATGCTCTAAATCAGCTTGTACAGGGTGGTGTGGCGCGGCAGGGAGTTGGATCGGCTGCAGCCCTGCTGATGATGCTTGTGCCGATTACTGTGTTTATTATTAACCAGAGTCAGATTGTTGAGACCATGGGTCATTCAGGAATTAAGTAG
- a CDS encoding extracellular solute-binding protein, whose translation MKRTLTVSLLVMCLVLLGSGFVLAAYDFGGRTVRMVTHDMTRDGLWGDPLAQAHLENVEREFNVKLDIVAMHYDDGSIINDLQQGLLAGTADGIYWVKVGEAYQYANEGFFYPLTDLDIPESIFDQVVDPELLTFRGDRYFFIPFTGTVTQLATRQMAQQPDFEGLVWNKTKFEQWGLPNLYELVEAGEWTWDKFREIAIECTRDLDGDGAIDVWGYSPYATPWGFPEVHNWLITNGADVTTVDETGRTVFALDSPAALEALNFYQELHQLGVVYTGQPGYQAITNDLVMMAIIRPWTLFIINDFEDDLGYVPLPKGPRRDDYVYPAVSGGLYAMAIPATTKEDPEALVALAHAAMFDTPDYLDFYGLDFLYEDSWSMVVRDYESLEYLIQGVFNTEFIKYDSSVFLSTNFFNTWNEYNSRILNGESPASVVASFKDAAQAQLDEMLNFDL comes from the coding sequence ATGAAAAGAACTCTCACAGTCAGCTTATTAGTAATGTGCTTAGTGCTTTTGGGCAGCGGTTTTGTCCTTGCGGCCTATGATTTCGGCGGTAGAACTGTGCGCATGGTAACCCATGATATGACGCGAGATGGCTTGTGGGGAGATCCACTGGCCCAGGCTCATCTTGAGAATGTTGAGCGGGAGTTCAATGTTAAGTTGGACATTGTAGCCATGCACTATGACGACGGTTCAATTATTAATGACCTGCAGCAGGGGCTTCTTGCCGGCACTGCTGATGGCATTTACTGGGTCAAGGTTGGAGAGGCTTATCAGTACGCTAACGAAGGCTTTTTCTACCCATTGACCGATCTCGATATCCCCGAGAGTATCTTTGATCAGGTTGTCGATCCTGAGCTTTTGACTTTCCGCGGTGATAGATACTTCTTTATTCCATTTACCGGAACTGTAACTCAGCTGGCAACCCGGCAGATGGCTCAGCAGCCTGATTTTGAAGGTTTAGTCTGGAATAAGACCAAGTTTGAGCAGTGGGGACTGCCTAATCTCTACGAACTTGTGGAAGCAGGCGAGTGGACTTGGGATAAGTTCCGGGAGATTGCCATCGAATGTACTAGAGATCTTGATGGAGACGGTGCCATCGATGTTTGGGGCTATTCACCTTATGCTACCCCTTGGGGATTCCCGGAGGTTCATAACTGGCTGATTACTAACGGAGCTGATGTAACCACCGTTGATGAAACCGGCAGAACTGTATTTGCCCTTGATTCTCCGGCAGCATTAGAAGCCCTCAACTTCTATCAAGAACTGCATCAGCTTGGTGTGGTTTATACCGGCCAGCCGGGCTACCAGGCCATTACCAATGATTTGGTAATGATGGCGATTATCCGTCCTTGGACTCTCTTTATTATCAACGATTTTGAGGACGATCTCGGTTATGTGCCCCTTCCAAAAGGTCCAAGACGGGATGACTATGTCTATCCTGCCGTGTCCGGCGGATTGTATGCGATGGCAATTCCGGCAACCACCAAGGAAGATCCGGAAGCATTAGTAGCTCTGGCACATGCTGCAATGTTTGATACACCTGATTATCTCGACTTCTACGGCTTAGATTTCTTGTATGAGGACTCCTGGAGCATGGTAGTCAGGGATTATGAGTCGCTGGAGTACTTAATCCAAGGCGTATTTAACACAGAGTTCATTAAGTACGACAGCTCAGTGTTCTTGAGCACCAACTTCTTTAACACTTGGAATGAATACAACAGCCGTATTCTTAATGGCGAAAGCCCGGCCAGTGTAGTTGCTTCGTTCAAAGATGCTGCTCAAGCTCAATTGGATGAAATGCTTAATTTTGATCTGTAG
- a CDS encoding carbohydrate ABC transporter permease, whose product MAVAYKHRTKEITSIRRAVIATKLGRLGWIILRTVLVGGLCFMILYPLIVKLTSAFMHVDDMYDATVRFVPRTLTLQQFQIAWEWMNYPRTLANTLALTIIVSALQLISCTLVGYGFGRFNFRGRSIAFALVLLTLVVPPEMVMIPLFLNFRFFTFFGLIPEPGINLLGSYWPYILTSSTTMGLKNGLFIYIMSHFFHNMPDSLEEAAEIDGAGSFVTFLRIMLPGAKPALVIVFLFAFVWQWNDLFYLNLFIRSGDGYLAFALQNFALRFVSNSPISNQFPWHYRSLLNNAGMMLFMAPLLILYLFMQRHFVESIERTGLVG is encoded by the coding sequence ATGGCTGTTGCTTATAAGCACCGCACGAAAGAGATAACCAGTATCAGGCGGGCAGTAATCGCTACAAAACTCGGGCGCCTAGGATGGATTATTTTACGAACTGTGCTGGTTGGTGGGCTCTGCTTTATGATCCTCTATCCTTTGATCGTAAAGCTGACCTCAGCGTTTATGCACGTGGATGATATGTATGACGCAACAGTACGGTTTGTGCCCCGCACCCTGACCTTACAGCAGTTTCAAATAGCTTGGGAATGGATGAACTATCCCAGAACATTAGCAAATACGCTGGCGTTAACAATTATAGTGAGTGCTCTGCAGTTGATCTCGTGTACACTGGTGGGCTATGGGTTTGGCCGCTTCAATTTCAGGGGGCGGAGCATCGCGTTTGCATTGGTGCTGCTGACTTTAGTCGTACCACCGGAAATGGTGATGATTCCTCTATTCTTGAATTTTAGATTCTTTACTTTCTTTGGTTTAATTCCAGAACCGGGCATTAACTTACTTGGATCCTACTGGCCGTATATTCTTACATCCAGCACGACAATGGGTTTGAAAAATGGACTTTTTATCTATATTATGTCGCACTTTTTTCACAACATGCCCGACAGCCTGGAGGAAGCTGCGGAAATAGATGGAGCTGGTTCCTTCGTTACATTTCTTAGAATAATGCTGCCGGGAGCGAAGCCAGCTTTGGTGATCGTGTTTCTCTTTGCTTTTGTCTGGCAGTGGAACGATCTATTCTATCTTAATCTGTTTATCCGCAGCGGTGATGGTTACCTAGCTTTTGCACTGCAGAATTTTGCCCTTCGCTTTGTGAGTAACAGCCCGATCTCGAACCAGTTTCCTTGGCATTACCGTTCTCTGCTGAACAATGCAGGCATGATGCTGTTTATGGCTCCTTTATTGATCCTTTACCTGTTTATGCAGCGGCACTTTGTTGAAAGTATTGAAAGAACCGGTCTGGTTGGTTAG
- a CDS encoding sugar ABC transporter permease — translation MKAAVKPAVVSEGLGQRFVKRVKYEWNRSKTSYLFIAPFMILFTVFTVVPVLLSVVLSFTYFNTLQPPQWIGVDNYIRLFLEDDVFLIAVKNTFIFSAVTGPLSYFLCFAIAWLINELQPKVRALLTLLFYAPSISGNAYVVWLYIFSGDMYGVLNGLLLNWGIIDQPEQWLIDTRWMMPIVILVTLWMSLGTSFLVFIAGLQGIDPELYEAGAIDGVRNRWQELWYITLPEMKGYLMFGAILTITNSFQAAGQITALVGYPSTDYAVHTVMQHLQDYGNIRYEMGYASTIAVVLFFAMVGAQQIVQRLLAKVGK, via the coding sequence ATGAAAGCGGCTGTCAAACCAGCGGTTGTTTCGGAAGGATTGGGGCAGCGGTTTGTGAAGCGGGTTAAGTATGAGTGGAACCGCTCGAAAACTTCATACTTGTTTATTGCTCCATTTATGATTTTGTTTACGGTATTTACAGTTGTTCCTGTCTTATTGTCGGTGGTATTAAGCTTTACGTACTTTAATACACTGCAGCCGCCTCAATGGATCGGTGTTGACAATTATATCAGGCTTTTTCTTGAAGATGATGTCTTTCTGATTGCAGTAAAGAATACCTTTATTTTTTCAGCAGTAACAGGGCCTTTAAGTTATTTTCTCTGTTTCGCTATTGCATGGCTGATTAATGAGCTGCAGCCAAAGGTTCGAGCTCTTTTAACACTGCTGTTTTATGCGCCGTCAATTTCAGGAAACGCTTATGTAGTTTGGCTGTATATTTTCAGCGGTGATATGTATGGCGTTCTCAATGGGCTGCTTTTGAATTGGGGTATCATCGACCAGCCGGAGCAGTGGTTGATTGATACTCGGTGGATGATGCCGATTGTAATCTTGGTGACACTCTGGATGAGTCTAGGCACCAGCTTCTTGGTGTTTATTGCCGGACTGCAGGGAATCGATCCGGAATTGTACGAGGCCGGTGCCATAGATGGGGTCCGCAATCGCTGGCAGGAGCTCTGGTATATTACTCTGCCGGAAATGAAGGGCTATCTGATGTTTGGAGCAATCCTGACTATTACTAATTCGTTCCAAGCAGCCGGTCAAATTACAGCTTTAGTGGGCTATCCTAGTACCGATTATGCGGTTCATACAGTAATGCAGCATCTGCAGGACTACGGCAATATCCGCTATGAGATGGGGTATGCTTCTACGATTGCAGTTGTGTTGTTTTTTGCCATGGTTGGTGCGCAGCAAATTGTTCAAAGGCTGCTGGCTAAAGTAGGTAAATAG